The Dethiosulfovibrio peptidovorans DSM 11002 genome has a window encoding:
- a CDS encoding HD-GYP domain-containing protein, whose translation MRSLRSYGRLLGAIMVGLSLLGGVAAFCFQLRSFQEIYEDSITSRFNYLSQFLEDKLSSYRNTMRYWGVSGMTKGVEDFMMSSPELRGLLFCDRNGTVRWSNLPYVQGGMSVSPKFLSGEWIPSVLFGDMSSPGLILSVPLPDGWLLCDVNTSMLLESVRLRSRGRSVMALVGADGRVIHNWGRAEFASIGMVLPRVLLRDRYQEVVLSMGKVNAFSRRLVGGLFLVAFYPQKVLIESALSQAVVVAALIFLGGSAMFLVFWIGHDRISRSFGRWVDFLAGASDRIGSCQSSFTLAEYLVDFEGQMGALDHHFEEEARLGDAFQRLIRTIGDKEESIMALLEETTAMEESLKQTNDELELVMAQLENIMSLAEGASDGNTLQGVAESIASNLRRTFRCGYVAFVAFNRSFPYIWGESGERCSPLLSSELSYLGEDPLFEDGRLSMPVSFMGRVQGYVVIEGISSYGNEKVVEVLRRFGLTLGGLLHANELLIEVRSSFHYFALRMQAFTEIYHEETGEHVARVGEFAAFFARQLGFSEGFVEDIRIYAQLHDIGKLRVPKEILGKPGSLSDAEFEEIKKHTIYGAEVIGDSSWLDMARNICLCHHERWDGTGYPRGLVGTDIPIEGRIVALCDVYDALRGERCYKPPFSHEKARRIILEGDGRVMPGHFDPEILDIFRENDGFFERIYGAFSNEEFGGSMRSS comes from the coding sequence TTGAGATCGTTGAGAAGCTACGGTCGCCTACTAGGCGCCATAATGGTGGGGCTCTCTCTGTTGGGAGGAGTAGCTGCCTTTTGTTTCCAGTTGAGATCATTCCAGGAGATCTATGAGGATTCTATAACGAGCCGATTCAACTACCTCTCCCAGTTTCTGGAGGATAAACTGTCCTCCTACAGGAACACGATGCGTTACTGGGGAGTCTCTGGAATGACCAAGGGAGTGGAGGATTTCATGATGTCCTCTCCGGAGCTCAGAGGGCTTCTGTTCTGCGACAGGAACGGCACGGTCCGTTGGAGCAATCTTCCCTACGTCCAGGGCGGCATGTCAGTCTCCCCTAAGTTCCTTTCCGGCGAGTGGATTCCGTCGGTGCTGTTCGGGGACATGTCGTCTCCGGGGTTAATTTTGTCCGTGCCCCTGCCGGACGGGTGGCTTCTGTGCGACGTGAATACGTCCATGTTGCTGGAGTCCGTTAGGTTGAGGTCCAGAGGCAGAAGCGTAATGGCCCTGGTCGGCGCCGACGGCAGGGTCATCCATAACTGGGGAAGAGCCGAGTTCGCCTCCATCGGCATGGTACTTCCTAGGGTCTTGCTGAGGGACAGATATCAGGAGGTCGTTCTCTCCATGGGGAAGGTGAACGCCTTTTCCAGGCGGTTGGTGGGAGGCCTTTTCCTGGTCGCCTTCTATCCTCAAAAGGTCCTTATAGAGAGCGCTCTTTCCCAGGCCGTCGTCGTCGCTGCTCTGATCTTTTTGGGCGGTTCAGCGATGTTTCTGGTCTTCTGGATAGGACACGACAGGATCAGCCGATCCTTCGGAAGGTGGGTCGATTTCCTGGCCGGTGCCTCCGACAGGATCGGATCCTGCCAGTCCTCCTTCACCCTTGCCGAGTATCTGGTGGATTTCGAGGGACAGATGGGGGCTCTGGACCATCATTTCGAGGAGGAGGCCCGTTTGGGAGATGCCTTTCAGCGGCTCATAAGGACCATCGGCGACAAGGAAGAGTCCATTATGGCTCTTCTGGAGGAGACCACCGCTATGGAGGAAAGCCTCAAACAGACCAACGACGAACTGGAACTCGTCATGGCTCAACTGGAGAACATAATGAGCCTTGCCGAGGGGGCCTCGGACGGTAATACTCTTCAAGGTGTGGCCGAGTCGATCGCCTCAAACCTGCGCAGGACCTTCCGTTGCGGTTACGTGGCTTTCGTCGCCTTTAACAGGTCCTTCCCCTACATATGGGGGGAATCGGGAGAGCGCTGTTCGCCGTTGCTATCTAGCGAGCTGTCCTACCTCGGGGAGGATCCTCTTTTCGAGGATGGACGTCTCTCTATGCCGGTATCCTTCATGGGAAGGGTCCAGGGTTACGTCGTTATCGAGGGAATATCGAGCTACGGGAACGAGAAGGTGGTGGAGGTGCTGAGGAGGTTCGGCCTTACCCTGGGAGGACTTCTCCACGCCAACGAGCTGCTCATAGAGGTCAGATCGTCCTTCCACTACTTTGCCCTAAGGATGCAGGCTTTCACGGAGATATACCATGAGGAGACCGGCGAGCACGTAGCTAGGGTGGGAGAGTTCGCCGCCTTCTTCGCCAGACAATTGGGATTTTCTGAGGGATTCGTGGAGGATATAAGGATATATGCCCAGCTTCACGACATAGGTAAGCTGAGGGTCCCCAAAGAGATATTGGGCAAGCCCGGATCTCTATCGGATGCGGAGTTTGAGGAGATAAAAAAACACACGATTTACGGTGCGGAGGTGATAGGAGATTCCTCGTGGCTCGACATGGCCAGAAATATCTGTCTCTGTCACCACGAGAGATGGGACGGAACCGGATATCCCAGAGGGCTGGTCGGAACGGATATCCCCATCGAGGGAAGAATAGTGGCCCTTTGCGACGTTTACGATGCGCTCAGAGGGGAGAGATGCTATAAGCCTCCCTTCTCCCACGAGAAGGCTCGAAGGATAATATTGGAGGGAGACGGCAGGGTCATGCCCGGGCATTTCGATCCGGAGATACTGGATATCTTCAGGGAGAACGATGGCTTTTTCGAGAGGATCTACGGGGCTTTTTCAAACGAGGAGTTCGGTGGGTCCATGAGGTCGTCATAG
- a CDS encoding YeeE/YedE thiosulfate transporter family protein: MYSFEKGQRPLNPYLAGAITGGLVALSVVATGKFFGASTTFARAGAALVNMISPEHGASLDYFVRYPFAVDWQLLFLVGIFVGSLLSSTVNGTFFIDVVPELWRERFGARTWLRLFTAFLGGVLVAFGARMAGGCPSGHGLSGVMQLSMSGFVSLAAFFVGGVAMARIIYGRS, translated from the coding sequence GTGTATTCATTCGAGAAGGGGCAGCGTCCCCTTAACCCCTATCTGGCTGGAGCTATCACCGGAGGTCTGGTGGCCTTGTCCGTGGTGGCGACGGGAAAGTTCTTCGGGGCTTCCACTACCTTCGCCAGGGCCGGGGCGGCTTTGGTAAATATGATTTCCCCCGAGCACGGTGCGTCCTTGGATTATTTCGTCAGATATCCCTTTGCGGTAGACTGGCAGTTGCTTTTTCTCGTGGGAATTTTCGTAGGTTCTCTGCTGTCCTCCACGGTCAACGGAACCTTTTTCATAGATGTCGTCCCTGAGCTTTGGAGAGAGCGTTTCGGGGCCAGGACATGGCTCAGGCTCTTTACCGCTTTTCTCGGAGGTGTCCTGGTGGCTTTCGGGGCCAGAATGGCAGGCGGCTGTCCCTCGGGGCACGGCCTCAGCGGGGTGATGCAGCTATCCATGAGCGGCTTCGTCTCGCTGGCGGCGTTCTTCGTAGGCGGTGTCGCCATGGCTCGGATAATATACGGAAGGAGCTGA
- the nagZ gene encoding beta-N-acetylhexosaminidase: protein MEFRRIAAALGALALLASSPVWAMTLEEKAGQVLALSFSGTSLDEETRFRLEEIKPGGLILYGKNVESLSQVRSLLSSIRERVRLDIPLMVAVDQEGGTVARIRGHGADFPGNMALGATGDPDLAERQGFIMGRQLKSLGIDLDYAPVVDVNSNPSNPIIGVRSFGDDVATVSSMGASMIKGFSRARMGCSAKHFPGHGDVDIDSHLGLPVLNRSLESMRYLEFPPFRSAVEAGVPAVMTAHIVVPSLTGELPATLSPEAISLLRDEMGFEGVVLSDSMGMRAISNGWGVPDAVVMALRAGVDFVLLGADPAFPPEGHREVRDRIVEAVRSGELDKARLDDAVERILRWKDDMGLFSGEVRPDWVGGSALAEEIASRSVTLIRSDGPPPPLRKGDHVTLIWPEKRVAAAELLLSRLSDLGVSGRIVLFGGRTAPDVNVNDIKGPVLMGCYDLVRDEPSASFLREVLEEKPDCVSLSMKTPYDLTVLPEAETALACFGDTPPTLEALASILLGEIRPSGHLPVELPGLYPRGWGVSWSSR from the coding sequence ATGGAGTTTCGGCGAATTGCCGCGGCGTTGGGGGCCTTGGCCCTGCTGGCGTCCTCCCCCGTCTGGGCCATGACCTTGGAGGAGAAGGCGGGGCAGGTACTGGCCCTTTCCTTTTCGGGAACCTCCCTCGACGAGGAGACCAGATTCCGATTGGAGGAAATTAAGCCCGGAGGTCTCATACTGTACGGGAAAAACGTCGAGTCCCTTTCGCAGGTCAGGTCCCTTTTGTCTTCTATCAGGGAGAGGGTCCGCTTAGATATCCCATTGATGGTAGCGGTGGATCAGGAAGGAGGTACGGTCGCCAGGATAAGAGGGCACGGTGCGGACTTCCCGGGGAACATGGCTCTGGGAGCCACAGGCGATCCCGATCTGGCGGAAAGACAGGGTTTCATCATGGGACGGCAGCTTAAGAGCCTGGGGATCGACCTGGATTACGCTCCCGTCGTGGACGTAAACAGCAATCCCTCTAACCCTATAATAGGGGTGCGTTCCTTCGGCGACGACGTCGCCACGGTATCCTCAATGGGGGCCTCCATGATAAAGGGGTTCTCGAGGGCCCGAATGGGTTGCAGCGCGAAGCATTTTCCCGGGCACGGAGACGTCGATATCGACTCCCATCTGGGGCTTCCGGTGCTGAATCGTTCGCTCGAATCGATGAGGTATCTAGAGTTCCCGCCGTTTCGAAGTGCCGTCGAGGCCGGAGTTCCCGCCGTCATGACCGCCCATATAGTGGTTCCCTCCCTGACCGGAGAGCTTCCGGCGACACTGTCTCCCGAGGCGATATCGCTTCTTAGAGACGAGATGGGGTTTGAGGGAGTGGTGCTGTCCGATTCCATGGGAATGAGGGCTATCTCCAACGGATGGGGAGTTCCCGATGCGGTGGTGATGGCTCTGAGGGCCGGTGTGGATTTCGTCCTTCTGGGGGCGGATCCCGCCTTCCCTCCCGAAGGGCACAGGGAGGTCCGAGACAGGATCGTAGAGGCGGTCCGTTCCGGCGAGCTGGATAAGGCCAGGTTGGACGATGCGGTGGAGAGGATCCTGCGCTGGAAAGATGATATGGGTCTATTCTCCGGGGAGGTCCGCCCCGATTGGGTGGGCGGCTCCGCCCTGGCGGAGGAGATAGCCTCCAGGAGCGTGACACTTATCAGGTCGGATGGTCCCCCTCCTCCTCTGAGGAAGGGAGACCATGTCACGCTGATATGGCCGGAAAAAAGGGTCGCTGCGGCGGAGCTCCTTCTGAGCCGACTGTCCGACCTGGGGGTATCCGGCCGGATAGTGCTCTTCGGAGGTCGGACAGCTCCGGACGTTAATGTGAATGATATAAAGGGTCCGGTGTTGATGGGGTGCTACGATCTCGTTCGGGACGAGCCCTCCGCGTCGTTTCTGAGGGAGGTCCTCGAGGAAAAACCCGACTGTGTCTCCCTTTCGATGAAGACCCCCTACGATCTCACGGTGTTGCCCGAGGCCGAGACGGCCCTGGCATGTTTCGGAGATACCCCACCTACGTTGGAGGCTCTGGCCTCGATACTTTTAGGGGAGATCCGTCCTTCCGGACATCTGCCGGTGGAGTTGCCCGGCCTCTATCCCAGAGGATGGGGCGTATCCTGGTCGTCCAGATAG
- a CDS encoding DUF6691 family protein yields MFVSIMALVTGAVFGVLMQRSEVLRYDRQLGALLLEDMTIVKFMLSAIVVGSVCIYALLGMGLVSLSVKSTVLGTNLVGGVVFGIGWALLGYCPGTAVGALGEGRVDALVGMIGMVFGAVLFAELYPFTKLSLFSWGNIGKVTMPGFTGTGPWIWIVGLAVVAAGLCFLFERNDL; encoded by the coding sequence ATGTTCGTGTCGATAATGGCGCTTGTGACCGGAGCGGTCTTCGGTGTCCTGATGCAGCGGTCGGAGGTACTCAGATACGACCGGCAGCTGGGGGCTCTCCTGTTGGAGGACATGACCATCGTCAAGTTCATGCTGTCCGCCATAGTGGTGGGGTCCGTCTGTATATACGCTCTTCTCGGCATGGGGCTGGTGTCCCTGTCGGTAAAGTCCACCGTCCTGGGCACCAATCTCGTCGGCGGGGTCGTGTTCGGCATAGGCTGGGCTCTGTTGGGGTACTGCCCCGGCACGGCGGTAGGAGCTCTCGGCGAGGGAAGAGTTGACGCCTTGGTCGGTATGATAGGCATGGTCTTCGGAGCGGTCCTTTTCGCCGAACTCTACCCCTTCACCAAGCTGTCCCTATTTTCCTGGGGGAACATAGGCAAGGTAACAATGCCGGGATTCACCGGCACCGGTCCTTGGATATGGATAGTCGGGCTTGCGGTGGTGGCGGCAGGTCTATGTTTTCTGTTCGAGAGGAACGATCTGTGA
- a CDS encoding HD-GYP domain-containing protein, whose protein sequence is MRKEIPKKALRGCIPVVVVLTIITVFLFRSAMSLVPEANAGCISVLDGDCWRFIDAVGHDMEGLNRLKLQSRYMSTEDRPIVMDHPSNRFIGVPKEIADEMRRLTLPAVSSCRYTIRSDGKVAGYLALDICGNTDAKFPESTVQTLESLGQIAGMFFSMRRVYRAKQDLLEQVIMVLAEFLDDYDSCTKDHSKSVANLCRKTAEAMGLSKEESTRLYWAGLLHDIGKLVIPREIIMKPGPLTEEEYEVVKRHSEAGATAVTKSKPLSDMAEPIRYHHERWDGKGYPEGLRGASIPLLSRIISVCDVYDSITDDSPYRKRLTPEEASLEMKRNTGAQLDPGLVSTFLEKMAPYLDDQDTPHPLG, encoded by the coding sequence ATGAGAAAAGAGATCCCCAAAAAAGCTCTCAGAGGATGCATCCCGGTGGTCGTTGTATTGACGATCATCACCGTCTTTCTTTTCAGAAGCGCTATGTCGTTGGTACCGGAAGCGAACGCCGGCTGCATATCGGTCCTAGACGGAGACTGTTGGAGGTTCATCGACGCGGTGGGACACGATATGGAAGGTCTCAACAGACTGAAACTGCAAAGCCGCTATATGTCGACGGAGGACAGGCCTATCGTGATGGACCATCCCTCGAACAGATTTATCGGAGTTCCCAAGGAAATAGCAGATGAGATGAGACGGTTGACCCTACCGGCGGTAAGCTCCTGCCGTTATACCATCCGTTCCGACGGAAAAGTTGCGGGGTATCTGGCCTTGGACATCTGCGGAAATACCGACGCGAAGTTTCCTGAGTCGACCGTCCAGACCCTCGAGTCTCTTGGACAGATAGCCGGTATGTTCTTCTCCATGAGGAGAGTGTACAGGGCAAAACAGGACCTACTGGAACAGGTTATCATGGTATTGGCCGAATTTCTGGACGACTACGACTCCTGCACGAAGGACCACTCGAAATCCGTGGCTAACCTGTGCAGAAAAACCGCAGAGGCCATGGGCCTTTCTAAGGAGGAGAGCACCAGGCTTTACTGGGCCGGACTGCTCCACGACATCGGCAAACTCGTTATCCCCAGAGAGATAATAATGAAGCCGGGGCCTCTCACGGAGGAGGAATACGAGGTAGTGAAAAGACACTCCGAGGCGGGAGCAACCGCCGTGACCAAATCGAAGCCACTCTCCGACATGGCCGAACCCATAAGGTACCACCACGAGAGATGGGACGGCAAGGGATACCCCGAGGGACTGAGAGGAGCCAGCATCCCCCTTTTGTCCAGGATAATCTCGGTCTGCGACGTGTACGATTCGATAACAGACGACAGCCCCTACAGAAAAAGGCTCACCCCCGAGGAGGCGAGCCTGGAGATGAAGAGGAATACCGGAGCCCAGCTGGATCCGGGCCTCGTCTCCACCTTTCTAGAAAAGATGGCTCCCTATCTGGACGACCAGGATACGCCCCATCCTCTGGGATAG